Proteins from a genomic interval of Phycisphaeraceae bacterium:
- the rpmJ gene encoding 50S ribosomal protein L36, whose protein sequence is MKVKSSVKKMCGHCQVVRRKGKVRVICKADPKHKQVQG, encoded by the coding sequence GTGAAGGTCAAGAGCAGCGTGAAGAAGATGTGCGGCCACTGCCAGGTCGTGCGCCGCAAGGGCAAAGTTCGGGTCATCTGCAAGGCCGACCCCAAGCACAAACAGGTCCAGGGCTGA
- a CDS encoding phenylalanine--tRNA ligase subunit alpha has protein sequence MLEELRALESNAIAELDSAGDPAALEAWRLAYLGPKGRLREAQGRFKAVPPAEKPAVGAKFNQVKAQLEERFASVKERVGAQSPRATGPILDPTEPGVISSGELGRRHIISRVREELVEVFARMGFEVAQGPELEDDEHNFIKLNIPPDHPARDPADNFYVDDPARTPRPRMLRSQTSTVQIRVMEAAVAVARQAAAAEGEDESAEALGLGAPGRAGRVGGLGGPIRIVAPGRVYRPDTVDATHSFMFHQIEGLAIDRGLTMSDLKSCLLQFAKAYFGAEAQVRLRPSYFPFTEPSAEIDMRIRLRPEQPLKWMELGGCGMVDPAVLELCGIDPEEWTGFAFGFGIERLAMGKYGIPDIRMLYENDLRFLRQV, from the coding sequence ATGCTCGAAGAACTCCGCGCTCTGGAATCGAATGCCATCGCCGAACTCGACTCCGCCGGTGACCCCGCTGCGCTCGAGGCGTGGCGACTGGCCTATTTGGGTCCGAAGGGCAGGCTCCGCGAAGCGCAGGGGCGATTCAAGGCCGTGCCGCCGGCGGAGAAGCCGGCGGTCGGCGCGAAGTTCAACCAGGTCAAGGCCCAGTTGGAGGAGCGGTTCGCCTCGGTCAAGGAGCGTGTCGGCGCACAGTCGCCCCGTGCCACTGGGCCGATCCTTGACCCCACCGAGCCGGGTGTGATTTCCAGCGGTGAACTCGGCCGCCGTCACATCATCTCGCGCGTTCGCGAGGAGCTGGTCGAGGTCTTCGCCCGCATGGGTTTCGAGGTCGCCCAGGGACCCGAGCTGGAGGACGACGAGCACAACTTCATCAAGCTCAACATCCCGCCGGACCATCCGGCCCGAGACCCCGCGGACAACTTCTACGTGGACGATCCGGCCCGCACCCCGCGTCCCAGGATGCTGCGGAGCCAGACGAGCACGGTGCAGATCCGCGTCATGGAGGCCGCAGTGGCCGTCGCGAGGCAGGCCGCCGCGGCGGAAGGCGAGGATGAATCGGCCGAAGCCCTTGGGCTCGGCGCTCCGGGCCGCGCAGGAAGAGTGGGGGGGCTCGGCGGTCCGATCCGGATTGTCGCTCCCGGCCGCGTGTATCGCCCGGACACCGTCGATGCGACCCACTCGTTCATGTTCCATCAGATCGAGGGGCTGGCGATCGACCGCGGCCTCACGATGTCGGACCTCAAGTCCTGTCTGCTCCAGTTCGCGAAGGCGTACTTCGGTGCCGAAGCACAGGTGCGGCTCCGTCCGTCTTACTTCCCCTTTACCGAGCCGAGCGCCGAGATCGACATGCGCATCCGCCTGCGGCCGGAGCAGCCGCTGAAGTGGATGGAGCTGGGCGGCTGCGGGATGGTCGATCCGGCCGTGCTCGAGCTGTGCGGAATCGACCCGGAGGAGTGGACCGGATTCGCGTTTGGCTTCGGGATCGAGCGACTCGCAATGGGCAAGTACGGCATCCCGGATATCCGTATGCTCTACGAGAACGACCTGCGGTTCCTCCGGCAGGTCTGA
- a CDS encoding DNA-directed RNA polymerase subunit alpha, giving the protein MRIRWRGLELPSRVLSDSKFRSDTFGRFTVEPFERGFGTTVGNSIRRVLLSFLEGAAVTAVKIKGASHEFTSLPGVTEDVTDIVLNIKSLIVKMETDEPRVMHLRAKGPGAVTAELIEADTAINILNKNLVICTLTDKVDFEMELRVGKGRGYVPASEQYNDAEEQEIGLIPIDAIYSPVQRVRYKVEETRVGQKTNYDKLVMDVWTNGTVTPEMALVEAGKILRKHLNPFVQYFDMGQERVSDEAAAAASVDEDLIRKLNMPIASLDLSVRASNCLESARIATVADLVTRTESDLLKLRSFGRTSLREVKRKLEDISLTLGMQLPEGVSVSAPVS; this is encoded by the coding sequence ATGCGAATCCGCTGGCGAGGTCTTGAACTCCCGTCCCGGGTCCTCTCTGATTCGAAGTTCCGCAGCGACACGTTCGGCCGGTTCACGGTCGAGCCGTTCGAGCGCGGCTTCGGCACCACCGTCGGCAACTCCATCCGGCGCGTCCTGCTCTCGTTCCTCGAGGGTGCGGCCGTCACGGCCGTGAAGATCAAGGGTGCGTCGCACGAGTTCACGTCCCTCCCGGGCGTGACCGAGGACGTCACCGACATCGTGCTCAACATCAAGAGCCTGATCGTCAAGATGGAGACCGACGAGCCCCGCGTGATGCACCTGCGGGCCAAGGGCCCCGGCGCCGTCACGGCCGAACTCATCGAGGCCGACACCGCCATCAACATCCTGAACAAGAACCTCGTCATCTGCACGCTCACCGACAAGGTTGACTTCGAGATGGAGCTGCGCGTCGGCAAGGGCCGCGGCTACGTCCCCGCTTCCGAGCAGTACAACGACGCCGAGGAGCAGGAGATCGGCCTGATCCCGATCGACGCCATCTACTCCCCCGTCCAGCGCGTCCGCTACAAGGTCGAGGAGACCCGCGTCGGCCAGAAGACCAACTACGACAAGCTCGTCATGGACGTCTGGACCAACGGCACGGTGACCCCGGAGATGGCGCTCGTCGAGGCCGGCAAGATCCTCCGCAAGCACCTCAACCCGTTCGTGCAGTACTTCGACATGGGCCAGGAACGAGTCTCGGACGAGGCCGCCGCCGCTGCGAGCGTCGACGAAGACCTGATCCGCAAGCTCAATATGCCCATCGCGTCGCTGGACCTCTCGGTCCGGGCGAGCAACTGTCTCGAGTCCGCCCGCATCGCGACGGTCGCCGATTTGGTGACCCGGACCGAGTCCGACCTGCTCAAGCTCCGGTCCTTCGGCCGCACCAGCCTCCGCGAGGTCAAGCGAAAGCTCGAGGACATCTCCCTCACCCTGGGGATGCAGCTCCCCGAGGGGGTCAGCGTTTCGGCGCCGGTGTCGTAA
- the rpsM gene encoding 30S ribosomal protein S13 yields the protein MPRIAGIDVPDKKKIYFALQYIHGIGPKFAKAILEEAAVNPELRSNEVNEQQLAQINSIIDSNYIVEGALRRQVSQNIQRLKDIRSYRGDRHRKGLPTRGQRTRSNARTRKGKKKTVAGKKGVKAK from the coding sequence GTGCCACGTATCGCCGGTATCGACGTCCCCGACAAGAAGAAGATCTACTTCGCGCTGCAGTACATCCACGGCATCGGCCCGAAGTTCGCGAAGGCGATCCTCGAGGAAGCCGCAGTCAATCCTGAACTGCGGTCCAACGAGGTGAACGAGCAGCAGCTCGCCCAGATCAACTCGATCATCGACAGCAACTACATCGTCGAGGGTGCCCTGCGCCGCCAGGTCAGCCAGAACATCCAGCGTCTGAAGGACATCCGGTCCTACCGCGGCGACCGGCACCGCAAGGGCCTGCCGACCCGCGGCCAGCGCACCCGTTCCAACGCCCGCACCCGCAAGGGCAAGAAGAAGACGGTCGCCGGCAAGAAGGGCGTCAAGGCCAAGTAA
- the rpsK gene encoding 30S ribosomal protein S11, which translates to MAKKAKKQRKNVVRGIAHVKATQNNTIVTITDMDGETICWDSAGTIGFKGARKSTPFAATRAGESAGQKARKIGMSEIEVHVKGVGSGRESAVNGLVSTGLRVTAVEDHTPVPHNGCRPSKRRRV; encoded by the coding sequence ATGGCGAAGAAGGCAAAGAAGCAGCGAAAGAACGTCGTCCGCGGTATCGCCCACGTCAAGGCGACGCAGAACAACACGATCGTCACTATCACCGATATGGACGGCGAGACGATCTGCTGGGACTCCGCCGGCACCATCGGCTTCAAGGGCGCCCGCAAGAGCACCCCGTTCGCGGCGACCCGGGCGGGCGAGTCCGCTGGCCAGAAGGCCCGCAAGATCGGGATGTCGGAGATCGAGGTTCACGTCAAGGGCGTCGGCTCTGGGCGCGAATCGGCCGTGAACGGCCTGGTCTCCACCGGCCTGCGGGTGACCGCGGTCGAGGACCACACCCCCGTCCCCCACAACGGCTGCCGCCCCTCCAAGCGCCGCCGCGTCTGA
- the rplQ gene encoding 50S ribosomal protein L17, with protein sequence MRHMRAGYRLGRTTAHRASTLRNIAAALFEHGQITTTIPRAKAVQPMVEKIITLAKRGDLHARRLVIAKLGRDRMAFDWSYIPKNATDEEKAAVGRQRDRASAFFPIPEASTVERNRYGELRKAPRLVKHIFENVAPRFRDRAGGYTRIVKLGKARIGDGGELCVIQFVGAEEGPEIGGQPSIRRRKADRRTAYAAKIRKAEPAKAS encoded by the coding sequence ATGCGTCACATGCGAGCCGGCTACCGCCTCGGCCGAACCACCGCCCACCGGGCCTCCACGCTCCGCAATATCGCGGCGGCGTTGTTCGAGCACGGCCAGATCACCACGACCATCCCCCGCGCCAAGGCCGTCCAGCCGATGGTCGAGAAGATCATCACGCTGGCCAAGCGGGGCGACCTCCACGCCCGCCGCCTTGTGATCGCCAAGCTCGGCCGCGACCGGATGGCCTTTGATTGGTCCTACATCCCCAAGAACGCGACCGATGAGGAGAAGGCCGCGGTTGGGCGTCAGCGCGACCGTGCGTCGGCGTTCTTCCCGATCCCCGAGGCGTCAACGGTCGAGCGCAACCGCTACGGCGAACTCCGCAAGGCCCCGCGCCTCGTCAAGCACATCTTCGAGAACGTCGCCCCGCGCTTCCGGGACCGTGCCGGCGGCTACACCCGTATTGTCAAGCTGGGCAAGGCCCGGATCGGTGACGGCGGCGAACTGTGCGTGATCCAGTTTGTCGGCGCCGAAGAGGGTCCGGAAATCGGAGGTCAGCCCAGCATCCGCCGCCGCAAGGCCGATCGCCGGACCGCCTACGCGGCCAAGATTCGCAAAGCCGAGCCCGCAAAAGCCTCGTAA
- the infA gene encoding translation initiation factor IF-1: MAKQDDKLTLEAEVVEALPNAMFMVKLPNEHKVLAYVSGKMRMNYIRILPGDRVTVELSPYDLTKARITFRH, from the coding sequence ATGGCCAAGCAGGACGACAAGCTGACGCTCGAAGCCGAAGTGGTCGAGGCGCTCCCGAACGCGATGTTCATGGTGAAGCTGCCCAACGAACACAAGGTGCTGGCTTATGTCTCGGGCAAGATGCGGATGAACTACATCCGCATCCTCCCGGGTGACCGTGTCACGGTCGAACTCAGCCCGTACGACCTGACCAAGGCGAGGATTACATTCCGTCACTGA